The following proteins come from a genomic window of Aquimarina sp. MAR_2010_214:
- the rimP gene encoding ribosome assembly cofactor RimP, with protein MRGREVPSFYLFMSLKDKVQKLLEGALQENPSLFLIESKIHPDNSIEIIIDGDEGVKVEDCIAVSRAIEHNLDREEEDFSLQVMSSGVSEGLKHVRQYKKNIGRKLKVKTTEETIEGELISATEDVIVLTWKTREPKPVGKGKVTVTKEANIAYENIVEAKVMITF; from the coding sequence ATGAGGGGACGAGAAGTCCCCTCTTTTTATCTATTTATGTCATTAAAAGACAAAGTTCAAAAATTATTAGAAGGGGCACTTCAAGAAAATCCGTCCTTATTTCTAATTGAAAGTAAAATTCATCCCGATAATAGTATTGAAATTATTATTGATGGGGATGAGGGTGTGAAGGTTGAAGATTGCATAGCTGTGAGCAGAGCAATAGAACATAATTTGGATAGAGAAGAAGAAGATTTTTCTCTTCAAGTAATGTCTTCAGGTGTTTCTGAAGGTTTGAAACACGTTCGACAGTACAAAAAGAATATAGGAAGAAAGCTTAAGGTGAAAACAACTGAGGAAACAATTGAAGGAGAGTTGATCTCAGCGACCGAGGATGTAATTGTCTTAACATGGAAAACACGAGAGCCTAAGCCTGTAGGTAAGGGCAAAGTAACCGTTACTAAAGAGGCTAATATAGCTTATGAAAATATTGTAGAAGCAAAAGTTATGATAACATTTTAA
- a CDS encoding universal stress protein, protein MIKSILVPTDFSKQAENALKVAAQIAKKNNAKIYLLHILELPMHLTDLMSSGAPGPAPEAIFFMKQTHKKFEEVLNQDYLKGIDVIETVNFEDVLHGIINSSTKNEIDIIIMGSHGSSGFEELFIGSNAEKVVRTSKKPVLVIKDDCDIFGINDVVYATNFDDEDKPSLLAAHDFSKSIQAKLHLVWVNTANGFKTTYQTEEKMNNMISNLAIENYSLNIYNDITVEKGILNFADSINAGMIGISTHGRKGISHFINGSLGEDVVNHAKRPVLTFKI, encoded by the coding sequence ATGATCAAAAGCATACTAGTACCAACAGATTTTTCTAAACAAGCTGAAAACGCATTAAAAGTAGCGGCTCAAATAGCAAAAAAAAACAACGCTAAAATCTATCTGTTACATATTTTAGAACTCCCCATGCACCTTACAGACCTAATGTCTTCTGGAGCACCAGGCCCTGCTCCTGAGGCTATTTTTTTCATGAAACAAACTCATAAAAAATTTGAAGAAGTACTAAATCAGGATTATTTAAAAGGTATTGATGTCATTGAGACTGTAAATTTTGAAGATGTGCTGCATGGGATTATCAATTCGAGCACCAAAAATGAAATAGATATCATCATCATGGGATCTCATGGCTCTTCTGGTTTCGAAGAATTATTTATAGGCTCTAACGCCGAAAAAGTAGTTCGAACATCAAAAAAACCTGTATTAGTAATCAAAGACGATTGTGATATTTTTGGAATTAATGATGTTGTATATGCTACAAATTTTGATGATGAAGACAAACCATCTCTTTTAGCTGCTCACGATTTTTCTAAATCAATTCAAGCAAAACTTCATTTGGTATGGGTAAATACAGCCAATGGGTTTAAAACCACTTATCAAACCGAAGAGAAAATGAATAATATGATTTCTAATCTAGCTATAGAAAATTATAGCTTAAATATCTATAACGATATCACAGTAGAAAAAGGGATACTTAATTTTGCTGACTCTATCAATGCAGGTATGATTGGTATTAGCACTCATGGCAGAAAAGGAATATCACATTTTATTAACGGAAGCCTAGGAGAAGATGTTGTAAATCATGCAAAAAGACCTGTGCTTACTTTTAAAATTTAA
- a CDS encoding c-type cytochrome, whose amino-acid sequence MKQVKHRNSASKILILGTVFLFTFFNPVFAQDEAAVDNAAVTEASSGGDVAKGEELFKSLCAACHKRYKKAVGPALFGVADKYDKAWIYSWIKNSAAMVASGDAQAVAIFEEYNKTAMNAFPQLTDGNIDDILAYVMEPKADPPAPVPGSDTASGGGEKSGVSANVVLAILALVFLMLMVVLFLVNRTLRTFAEANNVELPQTEARTPIWKAFIQNQFLVIVTAIFLLLASGYFVYGYFMQVGVDQGYQPVQPIHYSHKIHAGDNKIECKYCHSSARVSKTSGIPSLNVCMNCHKSISEVADATATEEHSKEFYDGEIQKLYKAVGWDADSQSYTGETEPVKWVRIHNLPDFAYFNHSQHVSVAGVECQTCHGPVEEMEIMYQHAPLTMGWCINCHRDTNVKVADNKYYEKIHKELSKKYGVDQLTAAQMGGLECGKCHY is encoded by the coding sequence ATGAAACAGGTGAAACACCGAAATTCAGCCTCTAAAATCCTAATCCTAGGAACTGTTTTTTTATTTACTTTTTTTAACCCTGTCTTTGCACAGGATGAAGCGGCTGTTGATAACGCTGCTGTAACTGAAGCTTCGTCTGGAGGAGATGTAGCTAAAGGAGAAGAGTTGTTTAAATCACTTTGTGCTGCATGTCATAAGCGATATAAAAAGGCAGTAGGTCCTGCTCTTTTTGGAGTGGCTGACAAGTACGACAAAGCATGGATTTATTCATGGATAAAGAATAGTGCAGCTATGGTCGCTTCTGGTGATGCGCAGGCTGTTGCAATTTTTGAAGAATATAATAAGACAGCGATGAATGCTTTCCCACAGTTAACAGATGGGAACATTGATGATATTTTGGCCTATGTAATGGAGCCTAAAGCTGATCCGCCAGCACCTGTACCAGGAAGTGATACTGCTTCTGGAGGTGGTGAAAAATCTGGAGTTTCTGCTAATGTGGTTTTGGCAATATTAGCGCTAGTATTCCTAATGTTAATGGTGGTTTTATTTCTGGTAAATAGAACACTAAGAACTTTTGCAGAAGCTAATAATGTAGAGCTCCCACAAACAGAAGCGAGAACTCCAATCTGGAAAGCATTTATTCAAAACCAATTCTTGGTTATAGTTACAGCTATTTTCTTGTTGCTGGCTAGTGGTTACTTTGTGTATGGATACTTTATGCAAGTAGGAGTTGATCAAGGATATCAACCTGTTCAACCAATACACTATTCGCATAAAATTCATGCCGGTGATAATAAGATAGAGTGTAAATATTGCCACTCTTCTGCTAGAGTTAGTAAGACATCAGGAATTCCTTCTCTTAATGTTTGTATGAACTGTCATAAATCTATTAGTGAGGTTGCTGATGCTACTGCAACAGAGGAGCACTCTAAAGAATTCTACGATGGTGAAATTCAAAAATTATATAAAGCAGTAGGTTGGGATGCTGATAGTCAATCATATACAGGAGAAACAGAGCCGGTGAAATGGGTTCGTATTCATAACCTTCCTGATTTTGCATACTTTAATCACTCTCAACACGTAAGTGTTGCAGGAGTAGAGTGCCAGACATGTCACGGTCCGGTAGAAGAAATGGAAATTATGTATCAGCACGCTCCACTTACTATGGGATGGTGTATTAACTGTCACAGAGATACTAATGTAAAAGTTGCTGATAATAAATATTACGAGAAAATTCATAAAGAACTTTCTAAGAAATATGGTGTCGACCAATTGACAGCTGCTCAAATGGGTGGTCTGGAATGTGGTAAATGTCATTATTAA
- the nusA gene encoding transcription termination factor NusA, with protein MENIALIESFSEFKDDKFIDRVTLMSILEDVFRNALKKKFGSDDNFDIIINPDKGDLEIWRNRIVVGDGEVEDGNQEISLTEAQKIEPDFEVGEDVSEEVKLIDLGRRSILALRQNLISKIHEHDNTNIYKQFKELEGEIYTAEVHHIRHRAIIMLDDEGNEIILPKDRQIPSDFFRKGENVRGVIESVELKGNKPSIIMSRTSPLFLEKLFESEIPEVFDGLITVKKVVRIPGEKAKVAVDSYDDRIDPVGACVGMKGSRIHGIVRELGNENIDVINYTNNLQLFITRALSPAKVTSIKINEETSRAEVMLRPEEVSKAIGRGGHNIRLAGQLTGYEIDVFREGVEEDVELTEFSDEIDSWIIEEFSKIGLDTAKSILEQEISDLVKRTDLEEETVGEVIRILKSEFED; from the coding sequence ATGGAAAATATCGCATTAATAGAATCATTTTCAGAATTCAAGGATGATAAATTTATAGATCGTGTTACTTTAATGTCGATCTTAGAAGATGTATTTAGAAATGCTCTAAAGAAGAAGTTTGGTAGTGATGACAATTTCGATATCATTATAAATCCTGATAAGGGAGATTTAGAAATTTGGAGAAACCGTATTGTTGTTGGAGATGGTGAAGTTGAAGACGGTAATCAAGAGATATCACTAACTGAAGCACAAAAAATAGAGCCTGATTTTGAGGTGGGTGAAGACGTATCAGAAGAAGTTAAACTCATAGATTTAGGGAGACGTTCTATATTGGCATTACGCCAGAATTTGATTTCTAAAATTCATGAACACGACAATACAAATATTTATAAGCAGTTTAAAGAATTAGAAGGAGAAATCTATACAGCTGAAGTTCATCATATTCGTCATAGAGCGATTATCATGTTGGATGATGAAGGTAATGAGATTATATTACCAAAAGATAGGCAAATACCTTCTGATTTTTTTAGAAAAGGAGAAAATGTAAGAGGGGTAATTGAATCTGTAGAGCTTAAAGGAAATAAACCATCTATAATAATGTCTAGAACATCACCTCTGTTTTTAGAGAAATTGTTCGAATCAGAAATACCAGAAGTATTTGATGGGTTAATTACAGTTAAAAAAGTAGTTAGAATTCCTGGAGAAAAAGCAAAAGTTGCTGTAGATTCGTATGATGACAGAATTGATCCTGTAGGAGCATGTGTTGGTATGAAAGGTTCTCGTATACATGGTATCGTAAGAGAATTAGGTAATGAAAATATTGATGTTATTAATTATACAAATAATTTACAATTATTTATTACCAGAGCATTAAGTCCTGCAAAAGTAACTTCTATAAAGATTAATGAAGAGACTAGTAGAGCAGAAGTAATGCTAAGACCAGAAGAGGTTTCTAAAGCTATTGGTCGAGGAGGGCATAATATTAGACTTGCAGGGCAACTAACAGGTTATGAGATAGATGTGTTTAGAGAAGGGGTAGAAGAAGATGTCGAGCTTACAGAGTTTTCTGATGAAATCGACTCATGGATTATTGAAGAGTTTTCTAAAATTGGTTTAGATACTGCAAAGAGTATTTTAGAACAGGAAATTAGTGATTTAGTAAAGCGAACTGACCTTGAAGAAGAGACAGTAGGCGAAGTGATTAGAATATTAAAATCTGAATTTGAAGATTAA
- the infB gene encoding translation initiation factor IF-2, producing MAEAGTMRLNKVLREFNISLDRAVDFLNSKGHEIDARPTTKISSEIYQLLFDEFQTDKSKKVASKEVGEEKKKEKEALRVQIENELEEKRKRAEAREVVKAKAQLSGPKQVGKIELEGEKQEDDTAKPKEKAVEAPKQEEVKEKEEAKSKTPEIVSNRPQKKGIKITRQAPKEIKKEKPVEPVVSKDKPEAPVPEVEAEVSVEPEKVKTQYKKLDGPNFTGQKIDLTQFKKPAKKKEDKSDKKSSNAGDAAKKRRRRISKEGSGAKGSGGGRPGGQSGGNRGGNRGRGPVKGKRPAIVKEEPSEEEVQKQVRETLEKLQGKSNKSKAAKYRRDKRDQHRQKAEDDVAQQEQESKVLKVTEFVTASEVATMMNVPTTDIISACMSLGIMVTMNQRLDAETLSIVADEFGYEVNFVTADIEESIEEIVDAPEDLVGRAPIVTVMGHVDHGKTSLLDYIREENVIAGESGGITQHIGAYGVQLENGQKIAFLDTPGHEAFTAMRARGAQVTDLAIIVIAADDDVMPQTKEAISHAQAAGVPIVFAINKVDRQEANPEKIKEKLASMNLLVEDWGGKIQSHDISAKTGLGVKELLEKVLLEAEILELKANPDRLASGTVVEAFLDKGRGYVSTILVQTGTLKIGDYVLAGKNSGKIKAMHDERGNNVKEAGPSTPVSILGLDGAPQAGDKFSVLEDEREAKDIASKRAQLHREQSVRTQRHITLDEIGRRIALGDFKELNIILKGDVDGSVEALTDSFQKLSTEEIHVNIIHKAVGAITESDVLLASASDAIIIGFNVRPAGNARQVADKEEIDIRTYSIIYDAINDLKDAMEGMLSPVMKEEVTGTAEIRETFKISKVGTIAGCMVLTGKIFRNSGIRLIREGVVVYTGEFASLKRFKDDVKEVAKGYDCGLQIKNYNDIKEGDIVEAYQEVAVKKKL from the coding sequence ATGGCTGAAGCAGGAACAATGAGACTAAATAAAGTATTACGCGAATTCAATATCTCGCTAGATCGGGCTGTTGACTTTTTGAACTCAAAAGGTCATGAGATAGATGCGCGTCCTACTACAAAAATTTCTTCAGAGATTTATCAGCTCTTGTTTGATGAATTTCAAACGGATAAGAGTAAAAAAGTGGCTTCAAAAGAAGTTGGAGAAGAAAAGAAGAAAGAAAAAGAAGCGTTGCGAGTGCAGATCGAAAATGAGCTGGAAGAAAAGCGTAAACGTGCAGAAGCTCGAGAAGTTGTAAAAGCCAAAGCTCAATTAAGCGGACCTAAGCAGGTTGGTAAGATTGAATTAGAAGGTGAAAAACAAGAAGATGATACTGCAAAGCCCAAAGAAAAGGCAGTTGAAGCTCCTAAGCAAGAAGAGGTGAAAGAAAAGGAAGAAGCAAAAAGCAAAACTCCAGAAATAGTCTCAAATAGACCTCAGAAAAAAGGAATTAAAATAACGCGACAAGCGCCAAAAGAAATAAAAAAGGAAAAGCCTGTAGAGCCTGTTGTGAGTAAAGATAAGCCTGAAGCTCCAGTACCAGAAGTGGAAGCTGAAGTTTCTGTAGAGCCAGAAAAAGTTAAAACTCAGTATAAAAAATTAGACGGCCCTAATTTTACAGGTCAGAAAATTGACTTAACTCAGTTTAAAAAACCAGCCAAAAAGAAAGAAGATAAATCTGATAAAAAATCTTCAAATGCTGGAGATGCAGCAAAAAAACGCCGACGAAGAATTAGTAAAGAAGGAAGTGGCGCTAAAGGATCTGGTGGTGGTAGGCCAGGAGGTCAATCTGGTGGTAATCGAGGAGGAAATAGAGGAAGAGGACCGGTAAAAGGTAAAAGACCTGCTATTGTAAAAGAAGAGCCAAGCGAAGAAGAAGTACAAAAACAAGTGCGAGAAACCCTTGAAAAATTACAAGGGAAATCTAATAAATCAAAAGCGGCCAAATATCGTAGAGATAAGAGGGATCAACACCGTCAGAAAGCAGAAGATGATGTAGCGCAACAAGAACAGGAAAGTAAAGTGCTTAAAGTAACAGAATTTGTTACAGCTTCTGAGGTTGCTACGATGATGAATGTTCCGACTACTGATATTATTTCGGCTTGTATGTCACTAGGGATAATGGTGACGATGAATCAGCGTTTAGATGCAGAGACACTTTCTATTGTTGCAGATGAATTTGGTTATGAAGTTAATTTTGTAACCGCAGATATTGAAGAATCTATAGAAGAGATTGTAGATGCTCCCGAGGATTTAGTAGGAAGAGCTCCTATTGTAACTGTAATGGGACACGTTGATCACGGTAAAACATCGCTACTTGATTATATTCGAGAAGAAAATGTAATAGCCGGTGAGAGTGGTGGGATTACCCAGCATATCGGAGCCTATGGAGTGCAGTTAGAAAATGGACAAAAAATAGCGTTTTTAGATACTCCTGGTCACGAAGCATTTACTGCGATGCGTGCTCGTGGTGCACAAGTAACAGATTTAGCTATTATTGTAATTGCAGCAGATGATGATGTGATGCCGCAAACCAAAGAAGCGATTAGTCATGCGCAGGCAGCAGGAGTTCCGATTGTGTTTGCAATTAATAAGGTAGATAGACAAGAGGCAAATCCTGAAAAAATAAAAGAAAAACTGGCTTCTATGAATTTATTAGTAGAAGATTGGGGAGGAAAAATCCAATCCCATGATATTTCTGCTAAAACTGGATTAGGAGTTAAAGAATTACTTGAAAAAGTACTTCTTGAAGCAGAAATATTAGAGCTTAAAGCAAATCCAGATCGACTAGCTTCGGGTACGGTTGTCGAAGCGTTTTTGGATAAAGGACGTGGTTATGTATCTACTATTTTGGTACAAACAGGTACGCTTAAAATAGGAGATTATGTTCTTGCTGGTAAAAATAGCGGTAAGATTAAAGCGATGCATGATGAGCGAGGTAATAATGTAAAAGAAGCAGGACCTTCTACTCCAGTCTCAATTCTTGGATTAGATGGTGCTCCACAAGCAGGGGATAAGTTTAGTGTATTAGAGGATGAGCGTGAAGCTAAAGATATCGCCTCAAAACGTGCGCAATTACATAGAGAGCAATCTGTACGTACACAACGACATATCACACTGGATGAGATCGGACGTCGAATTGCTTTAGGGGACTTTAAAGAGCTTAATATTATACTTAAAGGAGATGTTGATGGTTCTGTAGAAGCATTGACAGATTCATTCCAAAAACTATCGACAGAAGAGATTCATGTAAATATTATCCATAAAGCAGTAGGGGCGATCACAGAAAGTGATGTCTTACTTGCGTCTGCATCTGATGCTATTATTATTGGGTTTAATGTAAGGCCAGCAGGTAATGCTAGACAGGTTGCTGATAAAGAAGAAATCGATATCAGAACATATTCGATTATCTACGATGCTATTAATGATCTTAAAGATGCGATGGAAGGAATGCTTTCTCCGGTAATGAAGGAAGAAGTTACAGGAACTGCAGAAATTAGAGAAACATTTAAGATTTCTAAAGTTGGTACAATTGCTGGGTGTATGGTTCTTACAGGTAAAATCTTCCGAAATTCAGGCATACGCTTGATTCGAGAAGGTGTTGTAGTGTATACTGGTGAGTTTGCCTCTTTAAAAAGATTTAAAGATGACGTAAAAGAAGTGGCGAAAGGATATGATTGTGGTCTGCAGATTAAGAACTATAATGATATTAAAGAAGGTGATATAGTAGAGGCATACCAAGAGGTTGCGGTGAAGAAGAAACTATAA
- a CDS encoding DUF2723 domain-containing protein produces MSTFNFTKWNKILGWIVFVIALCVYTMTVEPTASFWDAGEYIATSSKLQVGHPPGAPLFQMIGAFASAFASDSTQIALMVNMTSAFASALTILFMFWSITILVKKVIVKDEELTEGKAMAILGSGLVGALAFSFTDSFWFNAVEAEVYAMATCILSVLFYLGLLWERDMHTPRGNKWLILISFIVGLSFGVHFMGLLSIPAIGLLYYFKNYKEITIKNFIIANIVVVAILLFIFKLLLPSTLKFFGAAEVFFVNSIGMPFNSGTVIAGLIIATAFYLGIKYTRKKNYVQLNTLLLCIMFILIGFSSWVMLPIRANAGTVINENNPNNARELLAYYNLEQYPETHLFYGPQFTEIYAGLDQNNPYEDGKPKYEKDLKTGKYIIVNDWKNAKQNLDDAHKAILPRMWSTEHIANYMEFTGPIKFTIKADYQGEEELLNAVTQFRREYATGKLDNDDYNKFLQSFGNYIDVEKPSFWDNVVYLFDYQIGYMYWRYFMWNFVGRQDDNQGKLTDLEGNWLSGIKFIDEARLGSQDNLPSDVLKNKARNTYYFLPLLLGLIGFVFMLQRDKKKFWALLIFFLFTGLALKIYLNERPFEPRERDYALVGSFYVFAIWIGFGVYALFDLLKKYLQPKILAPLVTVVCLLAVPVLLAAQNWDDHDRSNRYTAQSMAKMYLQSCQKDAILFTIGDNDTFALWYAQEIEGYRTDVRTVNTSLFATDWYIDQMKKAAYEGKPIPSQLTHEFYRFGNNDAIYHKPVTSDTMLIKNWMRWIETDDPRTKGDLQSGKKVNTFPTKHIRIPVDKEAVLRNGIVAQKDADLIVPYIDIHLKGDLLFKNRLLMLDIIANNNWERPIYFTGGSYGDDDFLWMKDYLQLDGVTFKLVPIRTKVNPRNPFEMGRIDTDLMYKNVTSWDWGNSNDPNIYHDPETRKNAITYRSNLARLVEVLIQENKKDKAKEILDLAMDKMPIEYYEYYTLVEPYISGYYEIGEKQKARELWTKLANKYQEQLTYFGSLELKDQYRYAEEIVTNVERYRSVVDLLLINQDREMVEEKADEFNRYLRLFTRLYSEDEEYDDDEAIRKQEEDLIKEFQNQEKPLDSLDSIPN; encoded by the coding sequence ATGAGCACATTCAACTTTACCAAGTGGAATAAAATATTAGGGTGGATCGTTTTTGTTATCGCTTTATGCGTTTACACAATGACGGTAGAACCTACTGCTAGTTTTTGGGATGCAGGAGAATACATTGCTACTTCCTCTAAATTACAAGTTGGTCACCCACCAGGAGCACCATTGTTTCAAATGATTGGAGCATTTGCTTCTGCTTTTGCATCAGACTCTACACAAATTGCATTAATGGTAAATATGACCTCTGCTTTTGCAAGTGCCCTTACCATTCTCTTTATGTTTTGGTCTATAACCATTCTTGTTAAAAAAGTGATTGTAAAAGATGAAGAATTAACAGAAGGTAAAGCAATGGCTATTCTAGGTAGTGGCTTGGTTGGAGCTCTAGCTTTTTCATTTACAGATAGTTTTTGGTTTAATGCTGTAGAGGCCGAAGTATATGCAATGGCCACCTGTATTTTATCCGTTCTTTTCTATCTCGGATTGTTATGGGAGCGAGATATGCATACCCCAAGAGGTAACAAATGGCTAATATTAATTTCTTTTATTGTTGGATTATCTTTCGGTGTTCATTTCATGGGATTACTCTCTATTCCTGCAATAGGATTATTATATTATTTCAAAAACTACAAAGAGATTACGATAAAAAACTTCATTATTGCCAATATTGTTGTTGTAGCCATACTATTGTTCATTTTTAAACTCTTATTACCATCAACACTTAAATTCTTTGGTGCAGCTGAAGTGTTTTTTGTTAATTCTATTGGTATGCCTTTTAACTCAGGAACTGTTATTGCTGGTTTAATTATCGCTACAGCTTTTTATTTAGGTATAAAATACACTCGTAAAAAAAACTACGTACAATTAAACACATTACTATTATGTATTATGTTTATCCTAATAGGGTTTTCTAGCTGGGTTATGTTACCAATAAGAGCAAACGCCGGAACTGTTATTAATGAAAACAATCCTAATAACGCAAGAGAACTTCTAGCATATTATAATTTAGAACAATACCCAGAGACCCATCTTTTTTACGGACCTCAATTTACTGAAATTTATGCAGGTCTGGATCAAAACAACCCTTATGAAGATGGCAAACCGAAATATGAAAAAGATCTTAAAACCGGAAAATATATTATAGTTAACGATTGGAAAAATGCAAAACAGAATCTTGATGATGCCCATAAAGCCATTTTACCAAGAATGTGGAGTACAGAGCATATTGCTAATTATATGGAATTTACCGGGCCAATTAAATTTACAATTAAAGCCGATTATCAAGGTGAAGAAGAATTACTTAATGCTGTTACTCAATTTAGAAGAGAATATGCCACCGGAAAATTAGATAATGATGATTATAATAAATTTCTACAATCATTCGGTAATTATATTGATGTAGAAAAACCTTCTTTTTGGGATAACGTAGTATATCTATTTGATTATCAAATAGGATATATGTACTGGCGTTATTTTATGTGGAATTTTGTTGGACGACAAGATGACAATCAAGGTAAACTTACCGATTTAGAAGGTAACTGGCTTAGTGGTATTAAATTTATCGATGAAGCTCGCTTAGGATCTCAAGACAACTTGCCTAGCGATGTTCTTAAAAATAAAGCTCGTAACACCTACTACTTCTTACCATTACTACTAGGACTAATTGGATTTGTATTTATGCTACAAAGAGATAAGAAAAAATTCTGGGCTTTGCTCATTTTCTTCTTATTTACAGGTTTAGCACTAAAAATTTATCTTAACGAAAGACCTTTTGAACCAAGAGAGCGAGATTATGCACTGGTAGGATCATTTTATGTATTTGCCATTTGGATAGGGTTTGGGGTATATGCTTTGTTTGATTTACTTAAAAAGTATCTGCAACCCAAAATACTTGCCCCTTTAGTTACCGTGGTTTGCTTATTAGCTGTACCTGTACTATTAGCAGCACAGAATTGGGATGATCACGATCGTTCAAATCGATATACAGCACAATCTATGGCAAAAATGTATTTACAATCTTGCCAGAAAGATGCAATATTATTTACGATAGGAGATAATGACACATTTGCATTATGGTATGCACAAGAAATTGAAGGTTACCGCACAGATGTTAGAACTGTAAATACAAGCCTTTTTGCAACAGATTGGTATATAGATCAAATGAAAAAGGCCGCATATGAAGGAAAACCTATCCCTTCTCAGTTAACTCATGAATTCTATCGATTCGGAAATAATGATGCTATTTACCACAAACCCGTAACTTCTGACACCATGCTTATCAAAAATTGGATGAGATGGATAGAAACTGATGATCCCCGAACTAAAGGAGATTTACAGAGTGGTAAAAAAGTGAATACATTTCCTACTAAACATATACGAATTCCTGTAGATAAAGAAGCTGTACTTAGAAATGGTATCGTAGCTCAAAAAGATGCAGATCTTATTGTACCTTATATTGATATCCATCTCAAGGGAGATTTATTATTTAAAAATCGCCTTTTAATGTTAGATATCATTGCCAATAATAATTGGGAAAGGCCTATATATTTTACCGGAGGAAGTTATGGAGATGATGATTTCTTATGGATGAAAGATTATCTTCAATTAGACGGAGTTACCTTCAAATTAGTTCCGATTCGCACTAAGGTAAACCCACGAAATCCTTTTGAAATGGGTAGAATAGACACAGATCTCATGTATAAAAATGTGACTAGTTGGGATTGGGGAAATAGTAATGATCCAAATATATATCATGATCCGGAAACCAGAAAAAATGCAATTACATATCGCAGCAACCTAGCAAGACTTGTAGAAGTTTTAATCCAGGAGAACAAAAAAGATAAAGCTAAGGAAATTCTTGATCTGGCAATGGATAAAATGCCAATTGAGTACTATGAGTATTACACTCTGGTAGAGCCCTATATCTCTGGTTATTATGAGATAGGAGAAAAGCAAAAAGCACGAGAACTTTGGACAAAACTCGCTAACAAATATCAAGAACAACTTACTTATTTTGGCAGCCTAGAGCTTAAAGATCAATATCGCTATGCCGAAGAGATTGTAACCAACGTAGAACGTTATCGTAGTGTAGTTGATTTATTACTAATCAATCAGGATCGGGAAATGGTAGAAGAAAAGGCAGATGAGTTTAACAGATATCTAAGACTGTTTACCCGACTCTATTCTGAAGATGAAGAATATGACGATGATGAAGCCATTCGCAAACAAGAAGAAGATCTGATTAAAGAGTTCCAAAATCAGGAAAAACCTTTAGATTCTTTGGACAGCATACCAAACTAA
- a CDS encoding SPOR domain-containing protein, with protein MRMLNNINYIFLVGFYLVTTSTLTAQNTSNPNPETSNHPNFVPVNILPQPEASVTINQDPRIKMLLDIKSKMEKDGDFSDRYKIQLYYGNLNKANEIIRASRDAFPKWSSSIQWETPNYKVWMGNYRTRLEADRALKEVHTKFPNAFIFKPEKK; from the coding sequence ATGAGAATGTTAAACAACATAAACTATATTTTTCTGGTTGGTTTTTATCTTGTAACTACCAGCACTTTAACTGCCCAGAACACCTCAAATCCTAATCCCGAAACTTCAAATCACCCCAATTTTGTACCCGTAAATATATTACCACAACCAGAAGCGTCTGTAACCATCAATCAAGATCCAAGAATAAAAATGCTTCTTGATATAAAATCGAAAATGGAAAAGGATGGTGATTTTAGTGATCGTTATAAGATTCAATTGTATTACGGAAACCTAAACAAAGCAAATGAAATAATAAGAGCATCTAGAGATGCTTTTCCAAAGTGGAGTTCATCAATCCAATGGGAAACTCCTAATTATAAAGTATGGATGGGAAACTACCGCACGAGACTTGAAGCTGATAGAGCATTAAAAGAGGTACACACTAAATTCCCTAATGCATTCATATTTAAACCTGAAAAAAAATAA